Proteins encoded within one genomic window of Paraglaciecola psychrophila 170:
- a CDS encoding phage tail protein, whose protein sequence is MELSLKSDIKRLSYDLNKIKASAIPKATTQALNKTVKGVQSDLTKMLSKVTGIGQRDVRSDLKITKANKVSQTAKVDSSEGRAKNLINFVSKAYKKPNHFNAKLGKGKRRRYRAKGVTANAWRSRKTYDGTFIGTGKNGATLVFKRASGTTRTGKGKLKSISGPSIRQEFQRQYTKAFMQSKARQRFSKEMARAVKFQLSKIK, encoded by the coding sequence ATGGAACTCAGCCTTAAGTCAGACATTAAGCGATTATCTTACGACCTAAATAAAATCAAAGCATCAGCAATACCCAAAGCAACAACCCAAGCATTAAACAAGACGGTTAAGGGCGTTCAATCAGACCTTACCAAGATGCTATCCAAAGTCACAGGGATAGGTCAAAGGGACGTAAGATCAGACCTAAAGATAACAAAGGCCAACAAGGTAAGCCAAACAGCTAAGGTTGATAGCAGCGAAGGCAGAGCTAAGAACCTAATCAACTTTGTATCTAAAGCATACAAGAAGCCCAACCACTTCAATGCGAAGTTAGGTAAGGGTAAGCGCAGAAGGTACAGGGCTAAGGGCGTTACAGCTAACGCATGGCGCAGCCGTAAGACATACGACGGAACGTTCATTGGTACGGGTAAGAATGGTGCAACCCTAGTGTTTAAGAGGGCATCAGGCACAACTAGAACAGGCAAAGGTAAGCTCAAATCAATAAGCGGCCCTAGCATCAGGCAAGAGTTTCAAAGGCAATACACCAAAGCATTCATGCAATCCAAGGCAAGGCAGCGCTTCAGCAAAGAGATGGCAAGGGCGGTCAAGTTCCAACTAAGTAAGATAAAATAG
- a CDS encoding head decoration protein: MTTEALTYVDITSGSDEIATTSVTILSGEDLAAAVPIGQVTLSGKFVECDPDATNGSQTPKYITAQAIDATGGDVKAQVYKSGTFDTAQIAFHANFTAAEKLLAFVGTPISLQTQAAAL, from the coding sequence ATGACAACTGAAGCACTCACCTATGTAGACATCACAAGTGGCAGTGATGAAATTGCCACAACAAGCGTTACCATTTTATCTGGCGAAGATTTAGCGGCAGCGGTTCCAATTGGTCAAGTCACACTAAGCGGCAAGTTTGTAGAATGTGACCCCGATGCAACAAACGGTAGTCAAACGCCAAAGTACATCACTGCACAAGCAATTGATGCAACAGGCGGCGATGTTAAAGCGCAAGTTTATAAATCTGGCACGTTTGACACTGCGCAAATCGCTTTCCATGCAAATTTCACCGCTGCAGAAAAGCTTTTAGCTTTTGTTGGCACTCCAATTAGTCTTCAAACCCAAGCCGCAGCGCTTTAA
- a CDS encoding S49 family peptidase produces the protein MPMLNNFTNQFIAMEPKSAKSLIGSLTLKNRDSISLVDQNGLLDDQDKPRIVQASFARFASSGNYESKPYTFVDGIAVIPVNGTLLHGHGYIGNYYSGYEAIVSLFDSANADPDVKGILFIVNSPGGTVAGCFDACDHIYENKGAKPVWSLYDDMACSGAMCIGSAADRRLTTQTAISGSIGVIQIHVSYEGMLNESGMEITLIYSGAHKVDGNPYKNLPDDVYEQFKAECNTLKMQFAEKVSRNIGIDIQQVIDTEARTYTGQEAINAGLADELINSHNIISHFKQYLSTPDGSNQRSVTMSDPSKNAAAESVTTEDKTAPASIAAVSETEQAEVVVDQKARCAAIIGAPEAEGRSDLALHLAFKTDLDAVSAVAVLAASPEQNASADDGNSLDAAMASIEQPNIGAMGQDSEQSEASQYVASYNKVTGEK, from the coding sequence ATGCCCATGTTAAATAATTTCACAAATCAATTTATAGCGATGGAACCCAAGTCAGCAAAGTCATTAATTGGCTCGCTGACTTTAAAAAATCGTGACTCAATTAGTTTAGTTGACCAAAACGGTTTACTTGATGATCAAGACAAGCCTCGCATAGTGCAAGCCTCTTTTGCTCGGTTTGCTTCTTCTGGAAATTACGAATCTAAGCCTTACACATTTGTTGATGGGATCGCGGTTATTCCGGTAAACGGTACGCTATTGCATGGACATGGCTACATTGGCAATTATTACTCAGGATATGAAGCCATTGTTTCGCTTTTTGACTCTGCAAATGCAGACCCAGACGTCAAGGGCATTTTATTTATAGTCAACTCACCCGGTGGAACAGTGGCCGGTTGTTTTGATGCCTGTGATCACATCTACGAAAACAAAGGCGCCAAGCCTGTTTGGTCGTTATATGACGATATGGCGTGTAGCGGGGCAATGTGCATAGGCAGCGCAGCAGATAGACGCCTAACCACACAAACAGCAATTAGCGGTTCAATAGGCGTTATTCAAATACACGTCAGTTATGAGGGAATGTTAAACGAGTCCGGCATGGAAATAACGCTGATCTATTCTGGCGCCCATAAAGTTGACGGCAACCCTTACAAAAACCTGCCTGATGATGTTTACGAACAATTCAAGGCTGAGTGCAACACCTTGAAAATGCAATTTGCTGAAAAAGTTTCAAGAAATATCGGCATTGATATACAGCAAGTAATCGACACCGAAGCAAGGACATACACAGGTCAAGAAGCAATAAACGCAGGCTTGGCCGACGAGTTAATTAACTCGCATAACATCATAAGCCATTTTAAACAGTATCTGTCCACACCGGACGGGTCAAACCAACGGAGTGTCACCATGAGTGATCCAAGCAAAAACGCGGCGGCTGAATCGGTGACAACCGAAGACAAAACCGCCCCGGCATCAATTGCCGCAGTTAGTGAAACGGAACAGGCCGAAGTAGTGGTCGATCAGAAAGCGCGATGTGCTGCAATCATCGGTGCACCAGAAGCAGAGGGCCGAAGCGATTTAGCCCTTCACCTTGCATTTAAAACCGATCTTGATGCTGTATCAGCGGTGGCGGTTTTGGCCGCATCACCAGAGCAAAACGCCTCAGCTGATGACGGCAATAGCCTCGACGCTGCTATGGCTTCAATCGAGCAACCAAATATCGGCGCAATGGGCCAAGATTCAGAGCAATCTGAAGCAAGCCAGTATGTCGCATCTTATAATAAAGTTACCGGAGAGAAGTAA
- a CDS encoding C40 family peptidase, with amino-acid sequence MKVIFARNNGNIISKVIRLYTWSDWSHVGIIDGEHVIEAIGCKGVARTKLKAFELRYDDTCIRHIAGDIDKAKALIGKDFDQRGLWGGLLHMRVQDPDKWFCSELVAHASDAFDSEFAHKVSPENLYWVSSELLNNGI; translated from the coding sequence ATGAAAGTCATTTTCGCAAGAAATAACGGCAACATTATCAGTAAGGTCATAAGACTTTACACCTGGTCTGATTGGTCACACGTTGGAATCATAGACGGCGAACATGTTATTGAAGCGATTGGCTGCAAAGGTGTCGCAAGAACTAAATTAAAAGCGTTCGAGCTTCGATACGATGACACTTGCATTAGACACATAGCTGGTGATATTGACAAAGCAAAAGCGTTAATTGGCAAAGACTTTGACCAACGTGGTTTATGGGGCGGCTTACTTCATATGCGAGTACAGGATCCTGATAAATGGTTTTGCTCTGAATTAGTCGCTCACGCTTCAGACGCATTCGACTCTGAATTTGCACACAAAGTTTCACCTGAAAATTTATATTGGGTGAGTTCAGAATTATTGAATAATGGTATATAA
- a CDS encoding phage tail tube protein, giving the protein MLITREAIALKIETTQGTDAVPSPSADAILISEVNISNEGLKMIDRPLIKPSISTEKKIFAGTLKKITFKAEIKGSGAAGTAPELGQALRACGMGEIIVASTSVTYGPVSTGHEPCTIYYYQDGRLRKILGCMGTATINAEAGGLGMVDFEFTGQDGGLVDANFPVLSYDSTVPVPFIGVAFSVGTFNAVINSLSLNFTNTISTPGNVRNANGFGDVRISQRDPNGSIDPEAVLVATKDFEAIWKAGTEMALTTGVIGSVAGNRWQLDANIALRDMSQGERDQIRVETLPFGCHEQTTDDEFSISFT; this is encoded by the coding sequence ATGTTAATCACCCGCGAGGCTATAGCCTTAAAAATTGAAACTACTCAGGGAACGGATGCAGTGCCTAGTCCTTCGGCAGATGCGATCTTAATTTCAGAGGTGAATATTTCAAACGAAGGTTTGAAAATGATTGACCGCCCTTTGATCAAGCCAAGTATCTCGACAGAGAAAAAGATTTTTGCAGGCACATTGAAAAAAATTACATTCAAAGCTGAAATAAAAGGCTCGGGCGCAGCAGGAACAGCCCCCGAACTAGGCCAAGCGCTTAGAGCTTGTGGTATGGGTGAAATTATTGTTGCCTCAACATCAGTAACTTATGGGCCCGTTTCAACTGGTCATGAGCCTTGCACAATTTATTATTATCAAGATGGTCGGTTACGCAAAATTTTAGGCTGTATGGGTACCGCTACTATCAACGCTGAAGCTGGTGGCTTGGGAATGGTTGATTTTGAGTTCACCGGTCAAGATGGCGGCCTAGTTGATGCGAATTTCCCTGTGCTTAGTTATGACAGCACTGTGCCTGTTCCGTTTATCGGCGTTGCTTTCTCAGTAGGTACTTTTAACGCAGTTATTAACAGCCTTTCACTTAACTTTACCAACACCATTTCAACCCCAGGCAATGTCAGGAATGCCAATGGCTTTGGTGATGTGCGAATTTCACAACGTGATCCAAATGGATCCATTGACCCCGAAGCGGTACTGGTAGCAACGAAAGACTTTGAAGCTATATGGAAAGCAGGAACAGAAATGGCGCTTACTACTGGCGTAATTGGTTCGGTTGCCGGTAATCGGTGGCAGTTAGACGCAAACATTGCTTTGCGCGATATGTCCCAGGGTGAGCGTGACCAAATACGAGTCGAAACATTGCCGTTTGGTTGCCATGAGCAAACCACAGATGATGAATTTTCAATAAGTTTTACATAG
- a CDS encoding phage terminase large subunit family protein, whose product MKLSPRQKRKFKAALREGASVLYRPPPLTGVEWADEHFYMSSESSYIEGNWKTAPSQIAILNAMCNDDIREVNWLKSARVGYTKLVCAAIAYGIEHKKRNIGVWQPDDGARDRFSKKHIAPMLRDVGPIRSVFPYIGKKCPENTIENKSFTNGRELFLLGGKAAKNFRELSLDSAIYDELSQFDLDIEGDGSATFIGDKRLTGSAFGKSIRGSSPTIKNFCQITTAYEASDQKFQRYIPCKHCGTFQTLVFGGKGAVYGLEWDKTLPKSKVAKSAKYRCNSCSDTFSYSEFLDLDVQGYWISEEGMATYDGITFYESEGFPANKKITATPEVVGFRLWSIYSNFSPWSTIVTEWYKAQADSMALKSFINTTLGEAFEETERVKTKPEELLARREHYAAEVPDEVVYITVGGDMQDHWAEFTVKGWTAGEESYTIDQFEVHGDPSVSEFWDQLEKPLRKSYKKANGQVMNWATGVFDSGGHYTGEVYKFTKRFGIMRLYPGKGESQYGKPVATKPRKKNAHGVYLIMIGTDNAKDIIYDRVGIQLSEVGTPRPGCMHFPIKEWCNLGFFEQLLAEVKKVVVIKGQKSYRWINPPGKRNEKLDCEVYNLAALRVAQQYMSLDLDSLVINSQSGAKKINKIQDIGRLFNGND is encoded by the coding sequence ATGAAGTTGTCACCGAGGCAGAAGCGAAAGTTTAAAGCCGCGTTAAGGGAAGGCGCAAGTGTTTTGTATCGGCCTCCTCCTTTAACCGGCGTTGAATGGGCCGACGAACACTTTTATATGTCGTCTGAGTCTTCATACATTGAAGGCAATTGGAAAACCGCGCCAAGTCAGATAGCTATTCTAAATGCAATGTGCAACGACGATATCAGGGAGGTCAACTGGTTAAAGTCGGCGCGTGTTGGTTATACAAAATTAGTTTGTGCGGCCATTGCTTACGGTATTGAACATAAAAAAAGAAATATCGGTGTTTGGCAACCCGATGACGGAGCAAGGGACAGGTTTAGTAAAAAACATATAGCACCCATGCTTAGGGATGTTGGACCAATCAGGTCAGTGTTTCCTTATATTGGAAAGAAATGCCCCGAGAATACGATTGAGAATAAATCGTTTACCAATGGGCGTGAACTGTTTTTGCTTGGTGGTAAGGCTGCAAAAAATTTCCGTGAGTTGTCTCTTGATTCGGCGATATACGATGAGCTATCACAGTTTGATTTAGATATTGAAGGCGATGGGTCAGCAACATTCATTGGTGACAAAAGATTAACCGGGTCGGCTTTTGGTAAATCAATAAGAGGTTCTTCCCCAACGATTAAAAATTTCTGCCAAATAACCACAGCTTATGAAGCATCTGATCAAAAATTTCAACGTTACATACCTTGTAAGCATTGCGGCACATTTCAAACGTTAGTGTTTGGCGGTAAGGGTGCGGTTTACGGCTTGGAGTGGGATAAAACACTACCTAAAAGCAAGGTTGCTAAGTCTGCAAAGTACCGTTGCAATTCATGCTCAGACACATTCAGTTATTCAGAGTTTCTTGATTTAGATGTTCAGGGATATTGGATAAGTGAAGAAGGCATGGCCACTTATGACGGCATTACTTTTTACGAGTCTGAAGGATTTCCCGCAAATAAAAAAATAACTGCAACGCCAGAAGTGGTGGGGTTTAGGCTTTGGTCTATTTATTCTAATTTTTCGCCATGGTCAACAATTGTGACCGAATGGTACAAAGCTCAAGCCGATTCGATGGCGCTCAAGTCTTTTATAAACACCACCCTGGGCGAAGCGTTTGAGGAAACGGAAAGAGTTAAAACCAAACCTGAAGAATTACTGGCAAGGCGTGAGCACTACGCAGCAGAAGTACCCGACGAGGTTGTTTATATTACCGTTGGCGGGGATATGCAAGATCACTGGGCTGAATTTACAGTCAAGGGATGGACTGCAGGCGAAGAGAGTTACACGATTGATCAGTTTGAAGTTCACGGTGATCCTTCCGTTTCAGAATTTTGGGACCAGTTAGAAAAGCCGCTTAGGAAAAGTTACAAAAAAGCAAACGGGCAGGTAATGAACTGGGCAACGGGGGTGTTTGATTCAGGTGGGCATTATACCGGCGAGGTTTACAAATTCACCAAGCGCTTTGGAATTATGAGGCTTTACCCTGGTAAGGGCGAGAGTCAATACGGTAAGCCGGTTGCAACTAAACCCCGAAAGAAAAATGCTCATGGCGTCTATCTCATAATGATAGGCACCGACAACGCGAAAGACATTATCTATGACCGTGTAGGCATTCAACTTAGTGAAGTTGGAACGCCAAGACCCGGTTGTATGCATTTTCCGATTAAAGAATGGTGCAACTTAGGTTTTTTTGAACAACTACTAGCAGAGGTCAAAAAAGTAGTAGTGATCAAAGGGCAAAAATCTTACAGGTGGATCAATCCACCAGGCAAGCGAAACGAAAAGCTGGATTGTGAGGTTTACAACCTTGCGGCTTTACGAGTCGCACAGCAATACATGTCGCTTGATTTAGATAGCTTGGTCATCAATAGCCAATCGGGCGCCAAAAAAATCAATAAAATTCAAGATATAGGCAGGTTATTCAATGGCAACGACTGA
- a CDS encoding gpW family protein → MATTEQINQLAEAQAARHKLMTGTAVVKVTKDGMTVEYTQGSLRQLTNYIETLNQIVNDTGKRRPPAGVRF, encoded by the coding sequence ATGGCAACGACTGAGCAAATTAATCAATTGGCAGAGGCGCAAGCGGCTAGACACAAGCTAATGACCGGAACGGCAGTGGTTAAAGTCACTAAAGACGGAATGACAGTGGAGTACACGCAAGGATCCTTACGCCAGTTAACAAACTACATCGAAACGCTTAATCAAATAGTAAATGACACTGGTAAGCGCAGACCGCCAGCAGGAGTTCGGTTTTAA
- a CDS encoding phage holin, with translation MIADKYTVTSYITNGAVALFGALNLEFIMMFIGLILALVTCITNYYFRRRQDKRDVEEAARKEEYHEVRMEIHNRDFNKED, from the coding sequence ATGATAGCTGACAAGTACACGGTCACAAGTTACATAACTAATGGGGCTGTTGCATTATTTGGAGCGCTTAACCTCGAATTTATAATGATGTTCATAGGGTTAATACTCGCTTTAGTCACCTGCATTACTAATTACTATTTCAGACGCAGGCAAGACAAGCGTGATGTCGAAGAAGCCGCAAGAAAGGAAGAGTATCACGAGGTAAGGATGGAAATTCACAACCGAGATTTTAACAAAGAAGATTAA
- a CDS encoding phage portal protein — translation MQSKILDMHGKPMASSYAGAGSGLGDQLAEWNPSLKMADAGLLPTLQQGNARAEDLVKNHGYANGAVQLHVDNIVGSLFRLSYKPNWRTLGISERDARDLATDVESAFREHAEDPVGCYLDAERKRTFTMMVRETVATHVILGESMASAEWIERPGSLFKTSIKMISPKRVSNPNATTDSQFLRGGIEQDRNSAAIAYHVLNPRYGFSESLNGYGYGEWRRVPRETRWGRQQFIHTFEPREDGQSRGANKFLAVMEQLFMIDKLQVTKLQNAVVSAMYAAVIESDLDSETAHAMIAGATTGDEQMQQGLANHLAFSAEYHKGASVKMNGVKIPHLFPGEQLNLKTPGNADNGFAALESSILGYTAAGMGVSKEQLTRDYSKVNYSSARASMLESWRYFMGERKVIAAGFASSVFSLWLEEAINKKIIKLPRKAKYGFYERKSAWCNSEWIGQGRLAIDGLKEVKEAVLRIESGLSTYEKELAIQGEDYQEIFSQQVRETEERKAAGLPPPSWAMAMLLNEAETPEEPVKKGEAA, via the coding sequence ATGCAAAGTAAAATATTAGATATGCATGGTAAGCCAATGGCTTCTTCATATGCTGGCGCTGGTTCTGGACTTGGTGATCAGCTTGCAGAATGGAACCCAAGCCTAAAAATGGCTGACGCTGGTTTGTTGCCAACTCTGCAGCAAGGGAACGCAAGGGCAGAAGATTTAGTAAAAAATCATGGTTACGCAAATGGCGCGGTTCAGCTTCATGTTGATAATATTGTTGGTTCGCTATTTAGGCTTAGTTATAAGCCAAACTGGCGAACACTGGGAATTAGTGAGCGAGATGCTAGAGATTTGGCAACAGATGTTGAATCAGCATTTAGAGAACACGCTGAAGATCCCGTTGGTTGCTATCTGGATGCTGAAAGAAAAAGAACTTTCACAATGATGGTGCGTGAAACAGTCGCAACACATGTGATTTTAGGTGAGTCGATGGCATCAGCAGAGTGGATTGAACGCCCAGGGAGTTTATTTAAAACATCTATTAAAATGATTTCACCCAAGCGCGTATCAAATCCTAATGCAACAACTGATTCTCAATTTTTGCGCGGAGGGATTGAACAAGACAGAAACAGCGCTGCCATTGCTTATCATGTGCTAAACCCTCGTTACGGCTTTTCGGAATCTTTAAACGGTTATGGTTATGGTGAGTGGCGCAGAGTCCCAAGAGAAACAAGATGGGGACGCCAGCAATTCATTCATACATTTGAACCCCGTGAAGATGGACAAAGCCGAGGCGCAAATAAATTTTTAGCAGTCATGGAACAGTTATTCATGATCGACAAGTTGCAGGTAACTAAATTGCAAAATGCAGTTGTTAGCGCAATGTATGCCGCTGTTATCGAATCGGATCTAGATTCAGAGACAGCACACGCAATGATCGCGGGTGCAACTACTGGTGATGAGCAAATGCAACAAGGACTAGCTAATCATTTGGCTTTTTCTGCAGAGTATCACAAGGGCGCAAGCGTCAAAATGAACGGCGTTAAAATACCCCATCTATTCCCAGGCGAACAATTAAACCTAAAAACACCGGGTAATGCTGATAACGGCTTTGCCGCCCTTGAATCTTCAATACTGGGCTATACGGCTGCAGGTATGGGGGTAAGTAAAGAGCAGTTAACTAGAGATTATTCAAAGGTTAATTACTCAAGCGCTAGGGCTTCAATGCTTGAATCATGGCGCTACTTTATGGGCGAAAGAAAAGTGATCGCCGCTGGGTTTGCTTCGTCTGTATTTTCACTATGGCTTGAAGAAGCGATAAACAAGAAAATAATTAAATTACCCCGAAAAGCTAAATACGGTTTCTATGAACGTAAATCAGCATGGTGTAACAGCGAATGGATCGGTCAAGGTAGATTGGCAATTGACGGACTTAAGGAAGTTAAAGAGGCCGTATTAAGGATTGAATCTGGCTTGTCAACATATGAAAAAGAACTAGCTATTCAAGGTGAAGATTATCAAGAGATATTCAGCCAGCAAGTCAGGGAAACAGAAGAACGAAAAGCCGCAGGGTTGCCGCCGCCGAGTTGGGCTATGGCAATGCTACTAAATGAAGCCGAGACACCAGAAGAACCAGTCAAAAAAGGAGAAGCCGCTTAA
- a CDS encoding major capsid protein: MSFNALNTSTMLDIVKTVGKFDPFFLTLFFPSVITSEDESIHFDHISEDVVMAPFVSPVVAGKVHKERGGTMKSFKPAYVKPKNTVKPGQMLKRRPGETYLGDLSPAQRKQAAITDYLMRQDKSITYREEWMAAQAVLTGSVTVKGEDYPEQVVDFARSAANNITLVGAAKWDTVDPATYDPTDDLTTWAANATGAINVFVMGKGTWTKFSSFTAVKEKLDTRRGSSSEMETATKDLGMVTSFKGYFGDVQIWVYTGQYTDPETNEKSYYMPANNLLMGNTAYDGVRAYGAIQDVDAMVSTSRWPKKLDST; this comes from the coding sequence ATGTCATTTAATGCATTAAATACCAGCACCATGCTTGATATCGTAAAAACGGTAGGCAAGTTTGACCCTTTCTTTTTAACCTTGTTTTTCCCAAGTGTTATTACTTCGGAAGATGAAAGCATCCACTTTGATCATATATCAGAAGATGTGGTCATGGCCCCGTTCGTATCACCTGTAGTTGCTGGCAAGGTACACAAAGAGCGTGGCGGCACGATGAAAAGCTTCAAGCCTGCCTACGTAAAACCTAAAAACACAGTCAAACCCGGTCAAATGTTAAAGCGTAGACCTGGTGAAACTTACCTTGGTGACTTATCACCAGCACAGCGCAAACAAGCCGCGATCACTGATTATTTAATGAGACAAGATAAGTCTATTACTTATCGTGAAGAATGGATGGCTGCACAGGCTGTATTAACTGGATCTGTAACTGTTAAAGGTGAAGATTACCCCGAGCAAGTTGTTGATTTTGCGCGCTCTGCAGCTAATAACATCACTCTTGTTGGCGCTGCTAAGTGGGATACTGTTGACCCCGCCACTTATGACCCAACTGACGATTTAACGACTTGGGCAGCTAACGCCACCGGTGCGATAAACGTTTTTGTGATGGGTAAAGGCACTTGGACTAAATTCAGTTCATTCACAGCAGTAAAAGAAAAGCTTGATACTCGCCGTGGTAGTTCTTCAGAAATGGAAACCGCCACAAAAGATCTTGGAATGGTTACGAGTTTTAAAGGTTATTTTGGTGATGTGCAAATCTGGGTTTATACCGGGCAATACACAGACCCAGAAACAAACGAAAAGTCTTACTACATGCCTGCAAATAACTTACTTATGGGCAACACTGCTTATGATGGAGTAAGAGCTTACGGCGCAATTCAAGATGTTGATGCCATGGTTTCAACATCTCGCTGGCCAAAAAAATTGGACTCAACCTGA
- a CDS encoding terminase small subunit, protein MFTDVIENRIENETKKYNNRVNPDSSDINIDDERAMLTRQQRITQEIKNEILEGRAIPVEAARDVLTKILARIGSTLDSLAPNIKRRHPEIEQRIIDFIKSETIKYQNEASKLDSYLDDIIDEVVTEAEAKV, encoded by the coding sequence TTGTTCACTGACGTCATTGAAAATCGGATTGAAAACGAGACTAAAAAATACAACAACCGTGTGAACCCTGATTCATCAGATATCAATATTGATGACGAAAGGGCGATGCTGACACGGCAGCAACGGATCACGCAAGAAATCAAGAACGAAATACTAGAAGGCCGAGCAATACCGGTTGAAGCCGCCAGAGATGTCTTAACAAAAATACTAGCGCGAATTGGATCAACATTGGATTCACTCGCACCGAACATTAAACGTAGACACCCAGAAATCGAGCAGAGAATAATTGACTTCATTAAATCTGAGACTATCAAGTATCAAAATGAAGCTTCAAAGCTTGATAGCTATTTAGACGATATTATAGATGAAGTTGTCACCGAGGCAGAAGCGAAAGTTTAA